The following proteins come from a genomic window of Gossypium raimondii isolate GPD5lz chromosome 5, ASM2569854v1, whole genome shotgun sequence:
- the LOC105769041 gene encoding uncharacterized protein LOC105769041 — protein sequence MDPCPFVRLIVESLALKLPQATKPAGSGVYPTTTPCFCKLRLKNFPSQTALLPLSSSSGDSPPESSTSAAGFHLDALTLRRLSGKPVTLRIEVYTGRMGHTCGVSSGKLVGRVQVTLDLGVSQATPSVFQNGWMKLGNEPEKPTAKLHLTVKSEPDPRFVFQFGGEPECSPVVFQIQGNIRQPVFSCKFSADRSRSRSLPPDFSNKNRGWMRTFSGEKERQGRERKGWMIMIHDLSGSPVAAASMITPFVPSPGSDRVSRSNPGAWLILRPNGFSVSSWKPWGRLEAWRERGPIDGLGYKFELVTENGPNNGIPIAEATMSIKKGGQFCIDRRVSRDPSALSLRSPVKGFVMGATVEGEGKVSKPVVQVGMQHVTCMADAALFIALSAAIDLSMDACQLFSRKLRKELCHDHEHDSFS from the exons ATGGATCCATGCCCATTTGTTCGTTTAATCGTCGAATCATTGGCTTTGAAACTCCCACAAGCCACCAAACCAGCCGGTTCCGGCGTTTACCCCACGACGACGCCGTGTTTTTGCAAATTGAGACTCAAAAACTTCCCCTCTCAAACAGCTTTGTTGCCTCTCAGCAGCAGCTCCGGTGATTCCCCTCCTGAATCCTCCACTTCGGCCGCCGGTTTCCACCTCGATGCTCTGACTCTCCGGCGTTTATCCGGCAAGCCTGTCACGCTACGTATCGAAGTCTACACTGGGCGGATGGGCCACACGTGCGGCGTCAGCAGTGGGAAGCTGGTGGGTCGGGTTCAGGTCACCCTCGACTTGGGTGTGTCACAAGCCACGCCTTCCGTGTTCCAAAATGGGTGGATGAAACTGGGTAACGAACCGGAAAAGCCAACCGCTAAGCTCCACTTAACGGTCAAGTCTGAACCAGATCCCCGGTTCGTTTTCCAATTCGGCGGTGAACCGGAATGTAGCCCCGTCGTGTTTCAAATTCAAGGCAACATTAGACAACCCGTCTTCAGCTGCAAATTTAGCGCCGATCGTTCAAGATCTCG ATCTCTACCGCCAGATTTTAGCAACAAGAATAGAGGATGGATGAGAACATTTTCAGGTGAAAAGGAAAGGCAAGGAAGGGAGAGGAAGGGGTGGATGATAATGATACATGATCTATCAGGCTCTCCTGTTGCAGCTGCTTCAATGATCACTCCATTTGTACCCTCTCCGGGGTCGGACCGTGTTTCCAGATCGAACCCTGGTGCATGGCTAATTCTCCGCCCAAACGGCTTCTCCGTCAGCAGCTGGAAACCATGGGGTCGTCTAGAGGCATGGCGTGAACGAGGCCCTATCGATGGCTTAGGCTACAAGTTTGAACTTGTCACTGAAAATGGCCCTAACAATGGAATCCCAATTGCTGAAGCTACAATGAGTATCAAAAAGGGTGGCCAATTTTGTATAGATAGGAGAGTATCAAGAGACCCCTCAGCATTGAGTTTAAGGTCACCGGTTAAAGGATTCGTGATGGGTGCCACCGTCGAAGGCGAAGGAAAAGTTAGCAAACCAGTGGTACAAGTTGGGATGCAACATGTGACATGTATGGCTGATGCTGCACTGTTTATCGCACTATCAGCTGCCATTGATCTTAGCATGGATGCTTGCCAACTTTTCTCACGTAAACTCAGGAAGGAGCTTTGCCATGATCATGAACATGATTCTTTCTCTTAA
- the LOC105769042 gene encoding leucine-rich repeat extensin-like protein 4 isoform X1 produces MGKSWLLLAFILWQIIPNEAAIAVGGGVGIGIGNAGGVGGGGVWIGGGIGSNTPTPSVPSVSKLSSAYTALQAWKSAIADDPMRILETWVGSDVCSYKGVFCADPQGGVASEPFVAGIDLNHANLLGTLVSELSVLTDISILHLNSNRFSGTVPDSFRELSSLQELDLSNNRLSGPFPTVTLYMPNLVYLDLRFNSFSGPVPQDLFNKGLDAIFLNDNQFEGEIPQNLGNSPASVINLANNKFSGNIPSSFGLLSSKLKEILLLNNKLTGCIPEGIGLFSEMQVFDVSHNSLMGHLPDTVSCLNDIEVLNLAHNQLSGELPDLVCSLRSLMNLTVAYNFFSGFSQECSKLFIRNGGFDFSLNCIPGRDMQRPQPECSGIPGSGLSCLRIPSAQPLVCGTLLGNLEANLTSSSSP; encoded by the coding sequence ATGGGGAAGAGCTGGCTCCTCCTGGCTTTTATACTTTGGCAGATAATTCCAAATGAAGCGGCCATCGCTGTGGGCGGTGGTGTTGGCATTGGCATCGGTAATGCAGGGGGTGTTGGTGGCGGAGGTGTTTGGATTGGTGGAGGAATCGGCAGCAACACCCCAACTCCTTCAGTCCCTTCAGTGTCAAAGCTGAGCAGTGCTTACACTGCTCTCCAAGCATGGAAGTCTGCAATCGCTGATGACCCAATGCGGATTTTGGAGACTTGGGTTGGCTCAGATGTGTGTTCTTATAAAGGGGTGTTTTGTGCAGATCCCCAAGGTGGTGTGGCTTCTGAACCATTCGTTGCTGGCATAGATCTCAACCATGCAAATCTACTAGGCACTCTAGTTAGTGAACTCTCTGTTCTCACTGATATTTCGATCCTTCACCTTAACAGCAACAGGTTCTCAGGCACAGTTCCCGACAGTTTCAGagaactttcatcacttcaagAGTTGGATCTCAGTAACAATCGTTTGTCAGGTCCTTTCCCTACAGTCACTTTATACATGCCAAATCTTGTTTATTTGGACCTTAGGTTCAACAGCTTCTCGGGTCCTGTCCCTCAAGATCTATTCAACAAAGGACTCGATGCAATCTTCCTCAACGACAACCAATTCGAGGGTGAAATCCCTCAAAATCTGGGAAATTCACCAGCTTCTGTGATAAACTTGGCTAACAACAAATTCAGTGGGAACATCCCATCTAGTTTTGGCCTCTTGAGTTCAAAATTGAAGGAGATTTTGCTTCTTAACAACAAGTTAACAGGTTGTATTCCAGAAGGAATTGGGCTTTTCTCAGAGATGCAAGTCTTCGATGTGAGCCACAACTCGCTGATGGGTCATTTGCCAGACACAGTATCTTGCCTAAATGACATTGAGGTTCTCAATTTGGCACACAACCAGTTATCTGGTGAGCTACCTGACTTGGTTTGTTCCTTAAGGAGCCTCATGAATTTGACAGTTGCCTACAATTTCTTCTCTGGGTTCAGCCAAGAATGCTCCAAATTATTCATCAGAAATGGCGGTTTTGATTTCTCCCTCAATTGCATCCCTGGTAGAGACATGCAAAGACCACAACCAGAGTGCTCTGGAATCCCAGGAAGTGGGCTGAGTTGTCTGAGAATTCCTTCGGCACAGCCTCTTGTTTGCGGGACATTGCTAGGGAACTTGGAGGCTAATCTAACCTCATCATCATCTCCATGA
- the LOC105769042 gene encoding leucine-rich repeat extensin-like protein 4 isoform X2, with translation MGKSWLLLAFILWQIIPNEAAIAVGGGVGIGIGNAGGVGGGGVWIGGGIGSNTPTPSVPSVSKLSSAYTALQAWKSAIADDPMRILETWVGSDVCSYKGVFCADPQGGVASEPFVAGIDLNHANLLGTLVSELSVLTDISILHLNSNRFSGTVPDSFRELSSLQELDLSNNRLSGPFPTVTLYMPNLVYLDLRFNSFSGPVPQDLFNKGLDAIFLNDNQFEGEIPQNLGNSPASVINLANNKFSGNIPSSFGLLSSKLKEILLLNNKLTGCIPEGIGLFSEMQVFDVSHNSLMGHLPDTVSCLNDIEVLNLAHNQLSAKNAPNYSSEMAVLISPSIASLVETCKDHNQSALESQEVG, from the exons ATGGGGAAGAGCTGGCTCCTCCTGGCTTTTATACTTTGGCAGATAATTCCAAATGAAGCGGCCATCGCTGTGGGCGGTGGTGTTGGCATTGGCATCGGTAATGCAGGGGGTGTTGGTGGCGGAGGTGTTTGGATTGGTGGAGGAATCGGCAGCAACACCCCAACTCCTTCAGTCCCTTCAGTGTCAAAGCTGAGCAGTGCTTACACTGCTCTCCAAGCATGGAAGTCTGCAATCGCTGATGACCCAATGCGGATTTTGGAGACTTGGGTTGGCTCAGATGTGTGTTCTTATAAAGGGGTGTTTTGTGCAGATCCCCAAGGTGGTGTGGCTTCTGAACCATTCGTTGCTGGCATAGATCTCAACCATGCAAATCTACTAGGCACTCTAGTTAGTGAACTCTCTGTTCTCACTGATATTTCGATCCTTCACCTTAACAGCAACAGGTTCTCAGGCACAGTTCCCGACAGTTTCAGagaactttcatcacttcaagAGTTGGATCTCAGTAACAATCGTTTGTCAGGTCCTTTCCCTACAGTCACTTTATACATGCCAAATCTTGTTTATTTGGACCTTAGGTTCAACAGCTTCTCGGGTCCTGTCCCTCAAGATCTATTCAACAAAGGACTCGATGCAATCTTCCTCAACGACAACCAATTCGAGGGTGAAATCCCTCAAAATCTGGGAAATTCACCAGCTTCTGTGATAAACTTGGCTAACAACAAATTCAGTGGGAACATCCCATCTAGTTTTGGCCTCTTGAGTTCAAAATTGAAGGAGATTTTGCTTCTTAACAACAAGTTAACAGGTTGTATTCCAGAAGGAATTGGGCTTTTCTCAGAGATGCAAGTCTTCGATGTGAGCCACAACTCGCTGATGGGTCATTTGCCAGACACAGTATCTTGCCTAAATGACATTGAGGTTCTCAATTTGGCACACAACCAGTTATCTG CCAAGAATGCTCCAAATTATTCATCAGAAATGGCGGTTTTGATTTCTCCCTCAATTGCATCCCTGGTAGAGACATGCAAAGACCACAACCAGAGTGCTCTGGAATCCCAGGAAGTGGGCTGA